The genome window TCCCAGGAGGGAACTGATGGCAAATGTTTACAGGGGCTTATAAATATTTATCCTGTAATAACTTGCTGCATTACAGCACATTCTTCTCTACAAGGCTCAGCTTTACCCTGGACCAGGTGCAGGCTGCTGAGAGGGTCTGTGGCATATATAAAGTTTGCCTGAATAACATACAGCAAGTGCTGGTGTTcaataaaacagcagcagccaagctgCACGCGTGAAAGGAACTGCAAGTCATTTCTTAcccaacaaaagaaaaatgtggctGGGGAGTACAGGTGTGCAGGCATGTTAGTGTGGGTGCACACTCCTGCGTTGCCAGAGTAACCTGGGGAAGTGCTGCAAGTGACTGGGGATGTATAAATCACACTGCTGATGTCATGGAAGTCTTGGCCCAAGAGTGGCCCTGTGCTgcctgagagcatggggacccTTGGCTGCTTTTGTGAGGACCCCAAAGGAAGGGAGCAGGAGACTAGCCCACCATGAGGAAACATCTCCTCATGCTTCTTGCTCTTCAGCAATCCTGTCTACTCTCTTCCCTCTAAAATTTTTTGAAGCATCTGTCCACTTATTTATTTATCCTTCTCATGATGAATGATTTGCAGGAGCATAAGATGCCTGTGGTTTGGAAACCATGCGATAATCTCCAACACGGACCAGAGATGGAGTTCAGAAGTACTTTCTAACAGGAGTAAATAAGCAGATTGGAAAGGCTCCATTGTGTATATTCTAGGTTGCTATTTTCTTAACCCTGTCTCATTAAGATGGATGGAGTTTCTGCTTATTAGTAATTTGGCAAGTTCCTCTTTGTGTACACTCTGCACTTCTCACTAATGACGCTGTGCTTCAGTGATTAACAAAAGAGACTTCCAGCCTAGTCAGTGAAAACACAGCCACCACTTGGGGCACTGGGACGGAAACCCAATGTTCTGGAGATGCCCTCTGTGGAAGACAAGGAACTGCAGGGAACCCAGAAAAGGAGAAGCTGCTGGTGATAAAACCTTTCCTGACGCCCAAATAATTTTGACCTGAGGACACTGGTTCTTTGATTTAAATGCATAATTGCAGAGCTGACAGAGCCTGTAACAAAGTGATTCAGAGCCCTTCCTCTGCTGTTCTTAAGACACATCCGATGGAGAGGAAGCTGGCACTGCTACTTCCTAGATTTACAGCTGGCCATTAAAGTATGTTTACAAGTCTTTAGTACAGTGTACACATCTAGTAAATCATTGACTGAACAAATAGCTCCTCCTGTCATGCTCCCTCTCTCAACTTTTCCTACTACTCTGGTGCCCAGCCCGGAGCCCGTGTCTAGTGGTGGTGGCCAGCTGATGGCAGGGGTGCATGCAGTACCCAAGCAGGCAGACATGTGTACCCACACCTGCACATATAGACTGGGTTGTCACCGATGCAGCTGGATACACACCTACACAAAAATCCCCATGCAGATCCTCAGCATGAGGGTCAGCTGATCTGGCCTTACCTACATACAGTGGCAGGTATTCTTGCTAGCCTTCTTGCCAGCATGTATTCAGATCTCTTCGTGCTCTTGGTCACATTGCTCTTGAACCTGGCCAGACCAATCACTTGCACAGGGCAGAGTCCCAAGTGCATACACAATGAACCAGAGGCAGCTGTTCCTTCCTGGGACACTCatgagagaagggaaggaaaccAGGGGCCTTTGCCAACCTGCCAGCTGCCCTCCAGTGGGCCAGCTGGCTGGCATGGGCCACGTGCCATGTGAGCACGTGCATGGCCCACAGGCAGCTCCTCTCCAGTGAGAGATCAGTGCTGATCAGAGCCCTGGCTACCTCCGGGCTGGGTCCCCCCAGAACCAAGGGCTCTCACCAAGGAAGGAaagccagggctggcagagcttGGGTTTGCTGCACAGATAGAGTGGAAGAAAAGCAGGATGGAAACAGGGCACAGCCCCAAGTACATGGGAAGCAACATCCCTTTTCCCTGGAACCAGGAAGCATTGCACACAGCCCACACAGCGCACTGCACTGGAGCTTTCcttgcagcaggaaaaatatGCGGGGTTTGGTGTTTTACTGAGCATGGCAGTGGCTggggctgaggagcagcaggagctgctggcccccACCATGGCTCATTGTGCCATGCACAATAAGCATCTGGCCAGCTGTGCAGTCATCTGTGGCCAGACCGTCACTCTTGTggccacagagctgggcaaagGCCAAAGGGTAAAGGGCAAACTATGGGAGCAGAAACAAAGCTAGGTCAGCTCTTTCATGCAAACCTTTTCAGGAGCTTTTGGTGGCAGGATGAGCAGCCACAGGAGTGCAGGACTCGCTGCCTGTGTGTGAATTGCCATTGGGACACACAGGCTGCCAGGTCCTATGCAGTCACTTGGCAGCCATTGAAAAGGTGCAGGATCCTGGAGGTTTAATTAGAAGGgccccacaaggatcatcaaagtccaactcctggccctgctcacaTGCCTGAGgatcccaccctgtgcctgagagcgtTGTTCAAACGCTTGAGCTCTGGCAGGCTTGGGGCAGTGACCACTGCtatggggagcctgttcagtgaCTggccaccctctgggggaagaacttGCCTCACTTCTCATTGTCACTCCCTCACCAGCAGGTACAGCATCCACCTGTGCTCAAATCCTACTGCAGTATCCTCAAAGTTAAGGTTTCATTTAAGCACTTTTCTGAATAAAAACTTGTTAAGAGAAATTCCTGCAAGGCAAGGCCAGTCCTACTCTCCCTCCTCTTTTTAACAGTGAGAAAGTGGGGTGGCTTTGCCCCATGGCAGCTTTGCCTTGGGATGGAGAGAGAGGAGCCTGGGTGCTTTCCTTCCATCCTCACATCCAGCTTGTGCCAGTGCTGGCTTCTGAGGTATACTGCAAGATGTTGACTTAAGACTGATTCTCTGGGGCACAACACGCTGCCTCTCAGTTCCAGTGTTTTAATGGACTGGTAGGGtctgggaaggaggagagggaaacagaattttcctttccccataaataattttatgaaagatttcaaaagagatttaaagaagaatctcttccctcccttccccctttcTCAAACATACTGTGCATTTTAAATGATTTGTGGAAGGGAATTAATtagcacaggcagcagagcccaaaGCTCTGCAGCAGTCCAGCTTCTGCACAATGGAGATCCAACGCTTTCTCCCCTGCCTGGGAAACACATGCCCAAAATCCAAGCACATATATTTTTTCTAACCTAATTCATTTTGTAGATTGATGGAGAAAATCCATAGCAAATATTTATGACTTTGCAATAAATAACCCTCACAGAAGTTACAAAAGAGTTCTGGCGAGTCTCAAGGTAACTTTCAGCGAATTCCAGGGGTCAGGGCAGACTGGGATACTGAGCCCATAGTGCTCGAGCCTTTGGCTCATCTGTTTTGAATTATTGGCATTACTCAGTGTAGCATTGCTCTCAATGGAGTAGCTGTGCTGTGATTCCATgccatattttatttctatggCAGGAGAGAAGCTTCAATAACTATTAGTTGTACTCTGCTGTAGCCCACAAGAAAAGCCAGGCCCCGGCAGGGAGGGGCTGGTCCTGCTGGTGTTTGCAGGCTGCCCAAGGAAGGTGTCTGCGCCCGAGTGCCTGGGACAGCCCTCAGCACCAGAAATGGTGCTTTTTCCTGCCCGTTGTCACGGACTGCTGAGGCTTTGGTGCTGCTGAAGAGGTGGTAGTGTCCCGGGGCTGTGCTGAAGGCAGCTGACGATGCTGGAGCCACTGAGGGGtggtgggtgctgctgggggctgcagcccaggagccaCAGCTGGGGCGAGAACGGGCGAGCTCTCCCCGCTCCATCTTCGCTAGCTCTTAACCACTTCACGTGGAAGGAGAAGCTGCTAGCAGCATCACGCTGCTCTCCCGGGCATGGGCTCCTTTCAGGCCTTCCAGAAAACAGGGTCAGACGTGTCTTCTGACCTGTGACCTGTTGCTTCCCTCCTCGCTGTAATTATCTAATACAGCGCTCTCCCTGCCAAGTACAATGAAACAATTTGTCACTTCAATTGTCTGTCAGTCAACACTGGGGCCTTTTCAACAGGCCAACACATGTTTTTTGAGAGCTTGTCAGCAAGGGCTGTCTGGCCAGGCACATAACCATGGAAAATGGAACCTTTGTTAATTCTGGTTCTTAGAAAAGTAAATCCattcacttgttttttttcaggccTTCAGTTTGGAATTTGCACAAGAAGCTGAATTGCTCCTGATCCCTAAATGATTGGTCAGAGGATTTGCATGAGGaagcagaaattaattattcttttcttttctttttattttctgtaattgtgTGTTTAGAAATGAGATTACATTCTACAGCAGCACgaggggctgagggaggaaTTGCTTTGCATTTGTTTAGCTCCTTAGAGTTAAGATCACCTAATCGTTTCAAGCATTTCCTAAgattccctctctctttttctgctttaatgaCCAAACAAAGATTGTGTTACTTCCCGGGGAACTTTTCTggcagctgagctcagcagtgGGAGCCAGGGGCTTATCCCTCTGCTGAAATAGTCTTAGAATTACACAAtcactaaggttggaaaagacctctaggATCACCGAGTCGAGCCATTAACCAACTCAGTGCTGCCAAGGTCTTCTTGCTGCTTTTGGCTTGCAGGGCACAAAATGCATTGCAGAGCCCACGGGCTTGTGATGGCTCCTTGAGCTGAAGGAAGAGTGTCAGGGTTCCAGACAGCCCAGGAGCAAGTTGCTGGTTGCCTGATCCTCACAAGCCGGGGTGCCTGTGCACTGCAGGGTGCTGGGAACATCCCACTGGAGTCACCTGAGCTGTCAGGACACAGACCTGCCAGTTCCAAGCCCTGCAGTCATGCTCCTGTTCAGACAGTAAAACTGATAACTTTGTTGATAGCACAAACtggtagagaaaaaaaaaaacccttcatttTTTTGGTGCTACTTAGAGCTTCCatttgttttttgcttgtttttttgaaagcagcaccctttgaaattgtcactGTTGATACACATATTAAATCCTATTCCTGAATATTTAATACGAGATCTCCATATATCATGGAATATATTATTTAGAGCATTACAGAAATGCTGGATGGCCCCTACTCAGTTTCAATCTCCAGATCTGGCTTTCCAGAATACCCCTGTTCCGACCTAACTTAAACAATAATGAAACCAGCTAAAGGTTAGGAAGACACCATCCATCTGGTACAgtattttaagcaaaatatttctgagcGTAGCCTGGCAACAATCCCTCCCTCACAAGCCACAGGAGGGCCCAGGGATGCCTCCAGTGCCACTGCAGTCTCAGAACCCGGGCTCATAGGGAGCACTGCATCATCACTTGGACACTGACCCAGCAAAGACTGAGCATGACCCAAGACAGCTTCTCAAAGGAGTTCATTCCCCCTTGGCATGCCTGGGAAATCCTCTCATGTTTATCATCTCTGGCTGATTGAgggggagcagctgcagcagcaaataaTGAAATTCAAGTTCCAAACGCTTTCATCTCTTTGCTTTTCACTGCCCAAGTAATGGGTTTTATCGTTTAAATAAGCAGGCCTCTGAGTGGCatcccagcagagcctgctcAGCCGGCACAGAGCGGGATACAGGGACAGAACACAGGGACAgaacacagggacagcagggacagaacaCAGGGACACTGTCAGGGACAGAACACAGGGACAgaacacagggacagcagggacagcagggacacagtcagggacagaacacagggacagcagggacacagggacacagtcagggacagaacacagggacagcagggacacagggacagcagggacacagtCAGGGACAGAACACAGGGACAGAACACAGGGACCgaacacagggacagcagggacacagtcagggacaggacacagggaccagcagggacacagggaccagcagggacacagggaccagcagggacacagggaccaGCAGCGGAGCCGTGCCGCTAGCAGCCCgcactgcagccccaggacaCAGAACGCAGCTGCGACACCGTTCCCGAGCTCTCTGCTGCTTGCCCGGTGTGGCGTTTCCGTACCCGCAGTGACCCGTGCCCTCGCTGCCGCGGGGCAGCTCGGAGCTCCCGGGCAAAGGGCGATGGGCCGCCAGCGGACCCCGTGCGCGTCAGTACACCGAGCTGGGATAAAGCTGCCGGAGCGCTGGGCTGTTCGCAGCGGCTCCGGTTCCCAAGAAGAGCCATGAAACGGACGCCGGCGTTGGGAgcggcggcccggcccggcccggcccggcccggcgcggagcggagccggGGCCCACGGGCCGGGCGGTACCAAGTGCGGCCGCGGGGGGAGGAACGCGGGGGCTGTCACGTGGGGTAACCGCGCCCGAGGTCTGAGGGAGAGCCGTGCGCCCAATCAGACGTGGGTGCTTTTGCGCATGCGTACTGCCGTGCCTCGTGGTGCCCGGCGGCACTTCCGCCCTCACCCCGAGCCCGGCATCGCCCCGGCGGTTTTGCGACAGCCGTAAGTGCGCGGGGCGCCCGGCGGAGCGGCGGGACCGGACGGGACAGGGGCGGCGGCGCGATGAGGCCGCAGCAGGCGCCCGTGTCGGGCAAGGTGTTCATCCAGCGCGACTACAGCGGTGGGACGCGCTGCCAGTTCCAGAGCAAATTCCCGGCCGAGCTGGAGAACAGGGTGAGGCGGGGCGGGCTGGGGCCGGCGGCGAGCGCGGCGCACGGAGCCTGCACGacggccagggccagggccggGCCCGGGCCTTAGGGACCTGCGGCCAGGTGGCGTTCGCAGGTGCCCTGCCCCGGTGGGAGCCAGTTCCGCGGGTTCCCCGAGGGCGGGGTAGCATCTCCTGCGTGAATCTCTACGCGAGGCCGTTCAGGTGCAGGAGCGGACGTGGTCACTCCCCCATGTCCCCGTTCCGGACTGTGGTCAGGCCTGGGGAAGGCGGCTGGTTTGCAGCAGTAGAGCAGAATGTACTCGTTGTGTCTGTGAGAACTGAACTGACTGTGCTCTCAGGTGTTAGCATTGTCCTTTCCCCTGAAATCCTGCCCGTCCTGCCCAACCTGCTTAGAGGCCTCACAAATACTGTCTCAAGTTGTCTTGTTTTTGTCAGTGCTATCAGATGTGGTATCTTAAGCTGACAGTCAAAGAAACACGCCTTCCAACTCTCTCACTcggtttttttctcttcctcgtgcctttgttgtgttttgttggggctgtgtttgctcagcactgcagcagcaccaaggcACTGTGGGTATGGAGTGTCCATCCACTCTCCTCCTGTTCATTTTAACCCAGCTCATCCCTGTCTGTGAACTCCATTCTTTTCCTAGTTGAATTGCACTTTTGCTTAGGTGTGTTGCTCTGAATGGTTTTGTGTCCATATTGTGTTTGAATTCAGACTCAGCCTGAGCACAGGACAGGTGTCTAACAAAGAGCTGCAGATCTGTAACTGTGTGTGTCAGGCTGGGGCTCTGAGCACGGTGCAGATGGTCCATGACTGGAGGTGGATGTACAGGGCTGCTGGTGAGTTCTGAAGTGTGCAGCCGACAGCCACATTAGCTTTTCTTGCAGATTGACAGACAGCAGTTTGAAGAGACAGTCCGGACACTGAACAACCTCTATGCAGAAGCTGAAAAACTTGGGGGCCAGTCTTACCTTGAGGGTTGTCTCGCCTGCCTGACTGCCTATACCATCTTTCTGTGCATGGAAACACACTATGAAAAGGTATGTGCTTGTTTCCCCTTCAACCTGCAGGCAAGTACATGGTTCTTGGTGGGTTTCCTGTGACTTGCAGTGTTTTGGTACAGATTCTGTACAGATGTACCTCTGACATGCTGGTACGGGTCAGTTTGGGTCCCGTGGGGCTCACCCTGAATCCTATGGCAAGTGCCTGCACTGTGGAGCCATCAGACCAGTTGTGTGTTGGTTCTCACGTTGCCATATCTGTGATATCATTGGAGAGGAAATAGTTGTGACTCCTGTGCTGTTTCATTACCAGGTTCTAAAGAAAATTGCAAAGTTCATTCAGGAACAGAACGAGAAGATCTATGCTCCTCAGGGCCTTTTGCTGACAGACCCTATTGAAAGAGGATTAAGAGTTGTATCCTTCTGTGGCTTCTGACATTGTCTCCTGCCTTGTGTTCCTTGTTTGTCTCAGTGAGGCTCCTCTGCTCATGCTTGATCTGTGATATAGAATTGGTAATTACTCTTGTTGCTCTTTGTTGTGTCCTGGTGTCCAGTCAGGTTTTAGTATGTTAAAATTgggttttcctgcctttttctgGGTATGTTTTCATAGTCTCTTTATAGTGTATTTCCCTAACAGCTTTTCTGTGCAGATTGAAATTACCATTTATGAAGACAGAGGTTTGACCAGTGGAAGATAGAACTGTGGTGTCTCAGGTACCTGTTACCCTTAGCTCACATCAATCTCAACATCTTTGTGTGCTCAGAGGATTGGATGCTGTCATGCTGAGAGTTTATCCCACCCTTGTATGTAACCAAAGACTGTTCACATAAATGTGTGGACCAGATCTTCTTGGAAGTAAAAATACCAGTACTGGGCATGATGTTGCAGGACATTACCTTGGAGAAATTTGGGTCTTGATTGCGTAAATATGCTCACTTGTGCTATATTATGTCCAAAATTCTCAGGTTGGTAAAAAATGGACTCTGTCCCTGGCTGTATTCTCCCATACAGAGCCTTTTTGTTGCAGTTTTTCACGTGACTGCTGTTCTAGTTATCATGCTGATGTCTTTACTTGTGTTGCTTTCAGGTAATAGGGACCAGCAGCCTTGAAAAGCTCTTCTGAGTGGCTCTCAGTTCTCTTGATGCTGTGGAGCAAGTCACAAAGTGAAGAGTGTTTACGGGACTTGGGCCCATGCTAATTGTATCCAATATAGCCCACCAAAATTACTATTTGTGACTGGCTTTTGGAAAGTTCACATTGGGATTGGCTCCCTTATGTTAGGTGCTCTGCAGGTCCTGGGATGGGAGTGTCAAGTTTGGATTGTTGGCAGCATATACAGAAAACAGTGGGAAATATTTATGCCTGTTTtgccaaaagaaacaaacattaaaggtcttcaattttttttttttttacaaatgaaATCAAGAGTTCTGGGTTCTGCTCATGCTGCTCACCATAACACATGATAATTTGCTCCTCCTGCCACACTCTTCCTGCAGCTGTAGGAAGGTTTGTGTAGGGGAGCTTTTGGTTTGATTTAGAAGAGTTTCTAACCATATGAAACTTCTTTTCTAGATGATAGTTCACCGGTGGACTTGCTGTACCAAGTTTCCCCTACCTCCTACTTTAGAGCAtcattcctttctctgctgccaGATCCACAGTGCCATCTACTACAAGGACTAACTTCCTCAAACTGCACCCCAGGGGTGACCCAGCTGGTCAGCATCCACCTTGCAGTAGATTTGGAAGCAACGGGATCACTTcttagttttgtttggtttgggcttttatttttcctcaagaaaaagAAGTGGTAAAGCTGTGTTCTCTCCTGAAAGAAATGGGGCCCTCAGCCCAGCAGAGGTTTAGTTTTAGTCCTGTAAGTGCTGTGTTGTTCCTCCCTGGTTCTTAAACCCTTCTGTGTGTCAGTTGGGCTTTGGAAAGCTCCAGCTCAAAGTTGGGAATTTGCCTCCAGTTCAGTGTTAGAATGCAGAGATACACAGTGCCTCTTCCCAATGAGGAGTTACTCAAGGCAATGTCTGTTGTGCTGATCCTTGTGGAAAACCAAAAGGCAAAGTGTTCCTCGTGTTAATGTCTTGGTTATCCCTGGAGGGGGAGTGTAGCCAGACTCTAACCCTGGTGATTTTTCTGCCCCTGTGTCTGTACTGTTGGCCCCATCAGTGCTCACCAAGAGGGACCTGGTCAGCTCTGAAACAATGAGCACAGTAAAGTGGATGCTGAGCCAATAAAAATAACGATTCCCATCCTTCTCTGATTAATATGTGAAGTGTAAAGCTGTTTCTTTATGGATTTCTTATATATGATTTATAGGAGAACATTGATTTGACAAACGGTAAGATACTGTGTAAGATTGATTTCTTAATTCTGTTTGCTGGCACACATTGAGGAATTGAGCTGTGCATTCCTTAGCATCCCTGTGCATTGCTCAGCAGTACCTGCACGAGTGAAGTTTCCCACAGTCCAAGCTGGCTGAATTCTTCCTCTTCCATCCTTTTCCCGTGTCAAAGCCCAGGTGTCCTGATAGAGGGGCCGAGTGTCGGTGTCCAGTTGTGGAAGGAACCTAGGAGTTCAGAAGAGCTTAGCAGGGGTGGAGGGGCTGGATTGGTTGGTGGTGGTGCTGCGGGTGCTAATACTGGA of Cinclus cinclus chromosome 29, bCinCin1.1, whole genome shotgun sequence contains these proteins:
- the GOLGA7 gene encoding golgin subfamily A member 7, yielding MRPQQAPVSGKVFIQRDYSGGTRCQFQSKFPAELENRIDRQQFEETVRTLNNLYAEAEKLGGQSYLEGCLACLTAYTIFLCMETHYEKVLKKIAKFIQEQNEKIYAPQGLLLTDPIERGLRVIEITIYEDRGLTSGR